The segment ATTACGATAGGTTTCTTTTTATTTATTTTAAAATCTTTACAACTATTGGTATTTAATATATTTTTTTTTGAAGGAGATTTCAGAAATTTACATAGAGAAACAACATCAAGATTTTTTTCAGCAAAACCTGCAAAATAATCAACATCAATTTTTCTATCACTATCAAAGGGAGAAATTAAACCTAAATTAGCCTTGTTAACATTTATTTTTGAATCGGAAGGTAAAAACCCAAGGATTTGGATATCCTCATTTTTAAAAACTTCTGTAATTAATTTTTTATGTCTATCTGAATTCACGTTATTAAATATAATTCCTTTTATTGATAATTTATTATCAAAATCTCTAAAACCTCTAAATGTTGGAAGAAGAGAGGCTACTTGACCTTTAGCATTAACAATAAAAATTATTGGAGTATCAAGAAGTTTGGCAACATTTGCAGTACTTGAATAAGAAGTTGCACCTAATCCATCAAAAAGACCCATAGCTCCCTCTATCAATGAGAATTCATATTTCAAAGAATGCTTTAAAAAATTTTTTTGAACCCATTTTTCACCACTTAAAAAAATATCCAAATTCCGACAAATGGGTTGGCCAATTGAACTAAGTTGTTGTTGATCAAGATAATCTGGTCCCACCTTGAAAGTTTGTATTTTTATCCCTTTTGAAAAAGCCCAACAAGAAATCAAAAGAGATAAAGTAGTTTTCCCACTATCAGTTGAAGGAGAAGATATTACACAAGGCATTTAATTTCTTTTATTTATTAAAACCATTAAATATTTGAACTGCGACCTTAATAGCATTTTCAAAAAGTGGACTAGTATTTCCTCTACTACTTCCCAATAACTTACTTACATCAGATTCTGATGAAGAAAAAGAGTTTGGAACAACTTGCTCTATTAATTGCATATCAGCCATACCTCCAGCTTCAAGTCTCATACATTCAACAGATTCACACCCAAGAATTACACAAGTATTGTTTTTACGAACCTCACTAATTTTAGAAATCAACCTTAATCCAATAACTTGGCCTGAATGAATACTTGGATTTCCCAAAGGTACAGGGTTTATACATGTCAAAATATTCTCGCCATTCTTTCTTTTAAATTCTATTTTTATTAAATCTCCATGTTTATTTATTTTTGAAAATACCCATTCTAGTTTGTCACTAATCCACGAAATTAGAAGTAAAGCTTGAAGAAAATTACCTTCTGCTATATCTATATCAATATCTGAAATATGTTCTAATATAGGTCTCCTGGATGGAGGATCAAAAATCATTGCTAATGATTCACGCCAACTTTTAAGTCTTACCCAATTTAAATCATTAATAGCCTTATTTGATTTTATTGATTGATAGAGGATTTTTAAGCATCTTTTGGGCGACCCATTTGCACTATCAATAATTAACCTAATACCCTGATCTGTGAAAAAATTAAAAATTTCTTGTGATTCATCAAGGCTGCCATTCCACCATAACCAAATAGGTAAATCTTTAATAGATAGGTCATCAATAATTTTCAATCCTTTATTGTTAATAGAATTAGAGTCACCCCTTATGACGACCAAATCGCCACAGATAGGTTGAGTTATAGTGTTATCACTAAGTGGGCAATATGCAGATACAAAAGTTTTTATCTCTGATTCTTTATTTAAAGTTGGTGCTAAGGTAATTAATCTTCTAGGATTTAAAGTGCTTATTGAAGATTCAAAGAATTGCCCTCTTAAGTCTTCGTAATCTTTATTTAATAAATTTTCCTTTAACAAAGTCAATAACTCTTCACTATGTATAGAAGTAGTATGTGATAATCCTTTATCTATAATTAATTTTTTAGCAACTTTTATTATCTCTGGACTTAATGTTCCAGTAATTGGTCCACTTATTAAGCCTGATTTAACTAAACATTGTTCAAGCCATGCAGGCTGCCAGACCATCAAAGTAAAAGTATTTGCTCCAACACTTTCTTCATCTTCAGAAATCCATAATTGATTTAAATAATTAGATATTTCTTGATGAGGTAGTTCTAATGGGGTTTGAAGTGTTAATTGAGGTTTCATTATAAAATTAGGGTCTGCGCCAAAAAATATTATCTTTGGAAAGTAATTGATCTGATTCAGGAGGTCCCCAAGTCATTGATTCGTATTTATGAATAGGTAACTTCCAAGGAGCGTCTTCCATTAATTCTATTAATGGTGTATAAAGTTTCCAAGCAGCTTCTACCTCATCACTCCTTGTAAACAAGGTAGGATCTGAGAGCATGGCATCAGCCAACAACCTTACATAACCTTCGTCAGAAGGCTCTCCAAAAGATTCATCGTAAGAAAATTCCATTTCAACTGGTCTTGCTTTCATCCCAGATCCAGGTGATTTGACTTCAAATTTAAAAGTAGCTCCTTCATTAGGCTGAATCCTAAGAATAAGCTGATTTGGCGCAGGATTAATTATTGTTGATTCAAATAAATGTACTGGGACATCTTTAAATGTTAATACAATTTCCCCAAGTCTTTTCGGTAGTCTTTTACCTGTTCTTAAGAAGAAAGGAACTCCTTGCCATCGCCAATTATCAATAAATACTTTTGTTGCAATATAAGTTTCTGTTGTACTGTTCAAATTTACTCCATCTTCATCCCTATAACCTTTAAGTCTTTTAAGACTATTACCTCCTTGTGCATACTGACCTCTGACACAGCAATTCCAGGGTTCATTCTCATCGGCAAGTTTTGAAGCTTGAAGAACTTTTGCTTTTTCATTTCTTATTGCCTCAGGTTCAAATTTACCAGGAGGCTCCATCGCTGTTACAGCAAGCATTTGAGTTAAATGATTTTGGAGCATATCTCTTAAAGCCCCAGAGCTTTCATAATAACCAGCTCTATCTTCAACCCCAACAGTTTCCGATGATGTTATTTGAACACTTGAAATATAATTCCTATTCCATATAGGTTCAAAAATAGTATTAGCAAACCTCATAACAAGTATGTTTTGAACAGTCTCTTTCCCCAAATAATGATCTATTCGATATATCTGACTTTCATCTGCACAACTTTGAACGATCTTATTTAATTTCTTCGCACTTGAATAATCTCTTCCAAAGGGTTTTTCAATAACGATTCGACTTTTCTTCGGATCATCTAGTAATCCAGCAGCCTTTAGAGCCTTACATCCACTTCCATAAAAGTTTGGAGATACTGATAAGTAAAAGGTGTTATTTCCATGTGTAGCCTGTAATTTATCAATCTCATTTAATCTTTTGGAAAGTCTTACTACATGATCACTTTGCTGCAAATCAACTGGTTCGTAGAATAGATAATTTGAAAACTGTTCCCATTCCTTTTCATTGTCAGATATTTGATCAGCTAACTTACCCTTCATTTTTTCCTTAAAATCTTGATCACTCCAAGGCCTTCTTGCACATCCAACTATGGCGAATTCACTTGGGATCCTTCTTTGCAGATAAAGTTCAAATAAGGCAGGTATAAGTTTCCTATGAGTAAGATCTCCACTAGCTCCAAATATTATTAGGCATTGTGGAGATATCACTCTTTCTTGTCGCAAACCTAATCTAAGAGGATTACTTAAGGTTGAGGACATATCTTTTTATAAGTCTTATATAGATAAAATCGTCTTTTTTGGACTAATTAGCTACATTTTGTGTCTAAACCAAAAAAGTCTTTAATTTATTAAAAAAATTTTTATAGGAATATTTAATAAGTTTCTACGTGCCACCTACCAGCTTTTTTTAATTGTGGTCTTAACTCTGACCAATTTAATCCCTTCTCTTCAGCTGCTTTTGTCATAGCTTCATCTATCCCAGGTTCCATTCCTTTTAGACCACAAAGATAAATATGAGTTTTTTCATCTTCGATCATATTGAAAATTTCATTTGCAGATTCTAAAACTCTATCTTGAATATACATTCTCCCCCCTTTTGTATTTTGTTGCTCACGACTAATGGCTTTAGTATATTTAAAGTTATCTGGATATGTTTCAAGATATCTCTGTAGATCTTCCTCGTATAACAAGTTAGCTGATTTAGGAGCACCCATAAATAACCAAGCTTTCCCCTTGAAATTCCATTTATTTTTTTCTTTTTCAGTAGCTTCAAACATTCTTCTTAGATAAGCTCTCATAGGAGCTATACCCGTACCAGTAGCTAACATAACTATATTTGCATCTTCTTCATCAGGAAGTAGCATTTCTTTTCCTACAGGACCTGTAATCTTTACCTTAGCTCCTGGCTTAATATCACACAAATAAGAAGAGCAAACACCATTAATAGTTTCACCATCTTTTTCATACTGTAGTTGCCTGACACAAAGAGAAACGGTATTACCCTCGAAATCATCTCCATGTCTTGTACTAGCTATTGAATAAAGTCTTAGTTTATGTGGCTTACCATTGGCATCTTCACCTTCAGGCATAATACCAATACTTTGTCCCTCTATATAGTTTAAAAAAGGATCGCTTTCTTTAAGGTCAAATGTAATGTGATTTACTCTTCCAATAGCACCTTCTTTAAGAAGACTGTAGTTGCCAGTCACAGTTCCTTCAAATGGAGTCTTTGGTCTATATATATTAACTGGGACATCAGCATGCTTTTTCTTCAAAGGCTTCTGGGATGCAACCTTTGCAGCATCTAATGATTTCGATTCACTCTTAGATTCCACTACTTTTGCCTCAGTTTTTTTTGATTTATTTGCTTCTTCAAATTTTATAGCCCTTTTATTAAAAAAAGTCATTATGAGATAAAAAACTGATATAACAATTGGAATATGAGCTAATCCACCTGCGATAACTTTTGCTTGTGAGTAAACCATTTTTTGAACTTATTTATACTAAGAGATTATCAATTTGTATATTAATTTGTATGTGTTTTATAAAAATGGTTACGTTTTGAGATCGGAATATTTAATTATAAATCTTTCCATTTTTAAATTTTTATAAATTTTATCGGTATAGTTACACAGGAATAATTTTTTATTTAATAAAAAATTCATCTATGAATAATTCTCAAAGATCAGTAACTCATTCTCAAAATGGTGATTATAGGACAATTGAGCAGACCATGGAAAAGCTTTCTGGAGGAACAAGAAGGCTTGCTGCTCAGTTAACTACTTCTGCGACTTTCAACTCACTATGGAATGTTCTAACTGATTATGACCGCCTAAATCTCTATATCCCAAATTTGTTATCTAGTAGAAAAATTTATAAAAATAATAATAATGTTCATCTAAAACAAGTTGGTGCTCAAGATTTCCTTGGAATGAAATTTTCTGCGGAAGTTACTATTGATTTATTCGAAGAGAAAGAACTTGGTTTATTAAAATTTAGTCTAATTAAAGGAGATTTCAGAAGATTTGAAGGGAGCTGGAAAATTAAAAAAATAAAAGACACTTCAAAAAACTCATTAATTTATGATCTGACTGTACAAGGTTGTCAATGGATGCCAATAGGAATGATAGAAAAAAGGTTAAAAAAAGACCTTTCTGAAAATTTGATTGCAGTAGATAAGCAAGCAAAAGCCTCAATAAAATAAATAATTAAAATTTTGAAAATTAATTTATAGCCCCAAGGGGATTCGAACCCCTGTCGCCTCCGTGAAAGGGAGGTGTCCTAGGCCTCTAGACGATGGGGCCAAGGAAATAGCTTAATAGCTAATAAAAAATTAGGAGTAAAGCTATCCTTTCGTCAAGTGTTGTTGATCTTTGTTTTGGCCTTGCCACACTGGAACAGTAAAATGAAAGCATGAACCTTCACCAACTTCTGATACAACCCATATTCTCCCTCCATGAACTTCAACAATTCTTCTGCAAACAGATAGGCCAATACCAAATCCTGATGTTCCCTCAGATGTCTGTGGCAATCTAACTCTATCAAGAAATATTCTTTTTTGCTCACTTACTGGAATTCCAGCACCTTTGTCACAAATCGTTATTTCTACCCATTGATTTGTTTTATGAATCAATGTAATTTTAATTCTTCCAGAATTTTCTGAAAATTTAAGGGCATTTTCAATTAAGTTTAAAAATACCTGTCTCATTCTTCTTTGATCTGCATATACGCTTGGGAGATCAGATGGTATGTCAGTGTCAATTTCTATCTTCCTTAATCTCCAAAACTTTTCTAATTCAAGAATTGCCTCAGCACTTATGTTTCCTAAATCAATTTTTTGAGGATTAAAAAGAGCTTCCCATTTAGTTGTTCCAACCTCAAGAAGATCTTGAGATAAAAGTTCAATTTCTTCTAAACGTCGTTTAATTACGTCTTGCAATTTTTTTATATCAATTTGTCCTAGTTTTTGACTTTGAATAGCAAGAGTTGCTGCCGTCAGTGGCGTTCTCAATTCATGTGCAACCATTCTTAAAAGTCTTTCTTGTGATTCAATTCTTTTTGTAAGTGTTTCGTTTTCTTGTCTAAGAACCAATAATTCTTCCTCAAGGAGAAACTCTTTTTGGGTTCTGATTGAATCTATTTTAGAAGGTTGAAGATTAATACCTAAATCTTTTGTAACTCCTTCTTGTTTCCATCTAGGCAACCAAGTCTGCAACTGAACAAAAATATTACTTCCTGCAAATATTTGCTTTGGAGCTGGTGAAACCTTAATAAGAGCCGGAATAGCAACCAATCTATGCAATTCAAGCAGTTCAGGTTGTTCTGTCGGTTCAGAAATCTGAAGAGAAATCTCAAACTCGCAGTCATCAGACTCTAAATAAGATAGTAATAATTTAAGATCGCCTCTAGAAAGATGATTTCTAGCAGCTACTAATATTAATTTTAATTCTTTTTTTTC is part of the Prochlorococcus marinus subsp. pastoris str. CCMP1986 genome and harbors:
- a CDS encoding glucose-6-phosphate dehydrogenase assembly protein OpcA translates to MKPQLTLQTPLELPHQEISNYLNQLWISEDEESVGANTFTLMVWQPAWLEQCLVKSGLISGPITGTLSPEIIKVAKKLIIDKGLSHTTSIHSEELLTLLKENLLNKDYEDLRGQFFESSISTLNPRRLITLAPTLNKESEIKTFVSAYCPLSDNTITQPICGDLVVIRGDSNSINNKGLKIIDDLSIKDLPIWLWWNGSLDESQEIFNFFTDQGIRLIIDSANGSPKRCLKILYQSIKSNKAINDLNWVRLKSWRESLAMIFDPPSRRPILEHISDIDIDIAEGNFLQALLLISWISDKLEWVFSKINKHGDLIKIEFKRKNGENILTCINPVPLGNPSIHSGQVIGLRLISKISEVRKNNTCVILGCESVECMRLEAGGMADMQLIEQVVPNSFSSSESDVSKLLGSSRGNTSPLFENAIKVAVQIFNGFNK
- a CDS encoding cobyrinate a,c-diamide synthase — translated: MPCVISSPSTDSGKTTLSLLISCWAFSKGIKIQTFKVGPDYLDQQQLSSIGQPICRNLDIFLSGEKWVQKNFLKHSLKYEFSLIEGAMGLFDGLGATSYSSTANVAKLLDTPIIFIVNAKGQVASLLPTFRGFRDFDNKLSIKGIIFNNVNSDRHKKLITEVFKNEDIQILGFLPSDSKINVNKANLGLISPFDSDRKIDVDYFAGFAEKNLDVVSLCKFLKSPSKKNILNTNSCKDFKINKKKPIVIAEDKIFHFQYPETRDFLDEIGIPLIPWSIFNNEEIPNEASSLIIPGGFPEKYAGHISDSDKSLKSLREFRKKGFIYAECGGMMILGDLIKDENGINHKMSGILPFKSKKSNLSVGYRYIKGLKDTPIIKQNQTIRGHEFHYWEVERASSEFDLKKNENHSQLFSPWEIKSWETKFKKEGWSDKKLHASWIHLHLPSCQEAAKNFVDATQVNYSQDA
- a CDS encoding SRPBCC family protein, with the translated sequence MNNSQRSVTHSQNGDYRTIEQTMEKLSGGTRRLAAQLTTSATFNSLWNVLTDYDRLNLYIPNLLSSRKIYKNNNNVHLKQVGAQDFLGMKFSAEVTIDLFEEKELGLLKFSLIKGDFRRFEGSWKIKKIKDTSKNSLIYDLTVQGCQWMPIGMIEKRLKKDLSENLIAVDKQAKASIK
- a CDS encoding FAD-binding oxidoreductase — translated: MVYSQAKVIAGGLAHIPIVISVFYLIMTFFNKRAIKFEEANKSKKTEAKVVESKSESKSLDAAKVASQKPLKKKHADVPVNIYRPKTPFEGTVTGNYSLLKEGAIGRVNHITFDLKESDPFLNYIEGQSIGIMPEGEDANGKPHKLRLYSIASTRHGDDFEGNTVSLCVRQLQYEKDGETINGVCSSYLCDIKPGAKVKITGPVGKEMLLPDEEDANIVMLATGTGIAPMRAYLRRMFEATEKEKNKWNFKGKAWLFMGAPKSANLLYEEDLQRYLETYPDNFKYTKAISREQQNTKGGRMYIQDRVLESANEIFNMIEDEKTHIYLCGLKGMEPGIDEAMTKAAEEKGLNWSELRPQLKKAGRWHVETY
- a CDS encoding histidine kinase, which encodes MNEKKELKLILVAARNHLSRGDLKLLLSYLESDDCEFEISLQISEPTEQPELLELHRLVAIPALIKVSPAPKQIFAGSNIFVQLQTWLPRWKQEGVTKDLGINLQPSKIDSIRTQKEFLLEEELLVLRQENETLTKRIESQERLLRMVAHELRTPLTAATLAIQSQKLGQIDIKKLQDVIKRRLEEIELLSQDLLEVGTTKWEALFNPQKIDLGNISAEAILELEKFWRLRKIEIDTDIPSDLPSVYADQRRMRQVFLNLIENALKFSENSGRIKITLIHKTNQWVEITICDKGAGIPVSEQKRIFLDRVRLPQTSEGTSGFGIGLSVCRRIVEVHGGRIWVVSEVGEGSCFHFTVPVWQGQNKDQQHLTKG
- the zwf gene encoding glucose-6-phosphate dehydrogenase — encoded protein: MSSTLSNPLRLGLRQERVISPQCLIIFGASGDLTHRKLIPALFELYLQRRIPSEFAIVGCARRPWSDQDFKEKMKGKLADQISDNEKEWEQFSNYLFYEPVDLQQSDHVVRLSKRLNEIDKLQATHGNNTFYLSVSPNFYGSGCKALKAAGLLDDPKKSRIVIEKPFGRDYSSAKKLNKIVQSCADESQIYRIDHYLGKETVQNILVMRFANTIFEPIWNRNYISSVQITSSETVGVEDRAGYYESSGALRDMLQNHLTQMLAVTAMEPPGKFEPEAIRNEKAKVLQASKLADENEPWNCCVRGQYAQGGNSLKRLKGYRDEDGVNLNSTTETYIATKVFIDNWRWQGVPFFLRTGKRLPKRLGEIVLTFKDVPVHLFESTIINPAPNQLILRIQPNEGATFKFEVKSPGSGMKARPVEMEFSYDESFGEPSDEGYVRLLADAMLSDPTLFTRSDEVEAAWKLYTPLIELMEDAPWKLPIHKYESMTWGPPESDQLLSKDNIFWRRP